One window of the Osmerus mordax isolate fOsmMor3 chromosome 2, fOsmMor3.pri, whole genome shotgun sequence genome contains the following:
- the crfb1 gene encoding cytokine receptor family member b1 isoform X3, translating to MKYSLPTFYLLLQCSYAALYVLPAPLNVSVDSHNFHHNLRWVPGPETPRGTTYKMCRLQGERCKPVKNPLKLDPFSTHILCVWAVYNQTESKKAQTVFTPFTDTVISSPNFTLTGCGNCTGLELEISPQPLPDKGHYFKNKTIQDLYGGHYSVLWKKAGDTKIINDAKISELKLELKDLEPGVKYCVQVRLVTNSNPKTLSSEWACAYTSVRQNQVPAILLGVSALIILASVTLLVLGFGLVYTGFLWMLKAHLPRALLATLVHYYILTPERTIPDLVSIDSQPQELVKGVRTKPDPDRINPDLTTSDEEEEEEDNGNHGYMDRPVGLRSDSNSGRESQDASGGEGVPLPDVARDSGGLSTEVEAEEGEVSVGGAVLRSFTETEVKDYSVKASICLEDLATIAQHEMGGGGEGGRHIRGAGNAGKRQSVLRDSGENSDR from the exons ATGAAATATTCACTTCcaactttttatttattgttacaGTGTTCCTATG CAGCTTTGTACGTACTACCTGCTCCTCTCAATGTGTCCGTTGACTCGCACAACTTCCACCACAACCTCCGATGGGTCCCGGGCCCTGAAACGCCTCGGGGAACCACCTACAAGATGTGCAG GCTGCAGGGGGAAAGATGCAAACCTGTGAAAAATCCGCTGAAATTGGATCCGTTcagcacacatattctgtgcGTTTGGGCAGTATACAATCAAACAGAGTCCAAGAAAGCCCAGACTGTTTTCACTCCCTTTACAGATA CTGTCATCAGTTCGCCAAATTTTACTTTGACCGGATGTGGCAACTGTACTGGCCTTGAACTTGAGatctctcctcagcctctcccagatAAGGGACATTAttttaagaataaaacaattcagGACTTGTATGGAGGGCATTACTCCGTATTATGGAAGAAAGCTGGAGACACAAAG ATTATAAATGATGCAAAAATCTCCGAATTGAAGCTTGAACTAAAGGACTTGGAACCAGGTGTGAAATATTGTGTACAGGTGCGCCTGGTCACTAATAGCAATCCCAAAACACTTTCCTCGGAGTGGGCATGTGCTTATACCAGTGTGAGGCAGAACCAAG TGCCAGCTATTCTCTTGGGGGTGTCAGCTCTGATCATACTGGCCAGTGTAACCTTACTGGTCCTGGGGTTTGGTCTGGTGTACACCGGCTTCCTCTGGATGCTGAAGGCCCATCTACCCAGAGCACTCCTG GCTACGCTAGTCCACTACTACATCCTCACCCCAGAGAGGACGATCCCTGACCTGGTCTCCATCGACTCGCAGCCACAGGAACTGGTGAAGGGCGTCAGGACAAAACCGGACCCAGACAGAATCAACCCAGACCTAACTACctcagatgaagaggaggaggaggaggacaatggTAACCATGGCTACATGGATCGGCCTGTTGGGTTACGCTCAGACTCGAACTCCGGTAGAGAATCCCAGGATGCatcaggaggggagggtgtgccCCTTCCCGACGTTGCAAGGGATTCTGGGGGCTTGAGTACTGaggtagaggcagaggagggggaggtgtctgTGGGTGGGGCTGTGCTCAGAAGTTTCACTGAGACTGAGGTCAAAGATTATTCGGTGAAGGCCTCTATCTGCCTCGAGGATTTAGCCACAATCGCACAAcatgagatggggggggggggggagggagggagacacatcaGAGGAGCCGGAAATGCCGGGAAACGTCAATCTGTTCTCCGTGACTCTGGGGAGAATAGCGAtagatga
- the crfb1 gene encoding cytokine receptor family member b1 isoform X2 — protein MKYSLPTFYLLLQCSYALYVLPAPLNVSVDSHNFHHNLRWVPGPETPRGTTYKMCRLQGERCKPVKNPLKLDPFSTHILCVWAVYNQTESKKAQTVFTPFTDTVISSPNFTLTGCGNCTGLELEISPQPLPDKGHYFKNKTIQDLYGGHYSVLWKKAGDTKIINDAKISELKLELKDLEPGVKYCVQVRLVTNSNPKTLSSEWACAYTSVRQNQVPAILLGVSALIILASVTLLVLGFGLVYTGFLWMLKAHLPRALLVSHHLQPHPTRSATLVHYYILTPERTIPDLVSIDSQPQELVKGVRTKPDPDRINPDLTTSDEEEEEEDNGNHGYMDRPVGLRSDSNSGRESQDASGGEGVPLPDVARDSGGLSTEVEAEEGEVSVGGAVLRSFTETEVKDYSVKASICLEDLATIAQHEMGGGGEGGRHIRGAGNAGKRQSVLRDSGENSDR, from the exons ATGAAATATTCACTTCcaactttttatttattgttacaGTGTTCCTATG CTTTGTACGTACTACCTGCTCCTCTCAATGTGTCCGTTGACTCGCACAACTTCCACCACAACCTCCGATGGGTCCCGGGCCCTGAAACGCCTCGGGGAACCACCTACAAGATGTGCAG GCTGCAGGGGGAAAGATGCAAACCTGTGAAAAATCCGCTGAAATTGGATCCGTTcagcacacatattctgtgcGTTTGGGCAGTATACAATCAAACAGAGTCCAAGAAAGCCCAGACTGTTTTCACTCCCTTTACAGATA CTGTCATCAGTTCGCCAAATTTTACTTTGACCGGATGTGGCAACTGTACTGGCCTTGAACTTGAGatctctcctcagcctctcccagatAAGGGACATTAttttaagaataaaacaattcagGACTTGTATGGAGGGCATTACTCCGTATTATGGAAGAAAGCTGGAGACACAAAG ATTATAAATGATGCAAAAATCTCCGAATTGAAGCTTGAACTAAAGGACTTGGAACCAGGTGTGAAATATTGTGTACAGGTGCGCCTGGTCACTAATAGCAATCCCAAAACACTTTCCTCGGAGTGGGCATGTGCTTATACCAGTGTGAGGCAGAACCAAG TGCCAGCTATTCTCTTGGGGGTGTCAGCTCTGATCATACTGGCCAGTGTAACCTTACTGGTCCTGGGGTTTGGTCTGGTGTACACCGGCTTCCTCTGGATGCTGAAGGCCCATCTACCCAGAGCACTCCTGGTGAGTCACCATTTACAGCCTCATCCCACACGCTCG GCTACGCTAGTCCACTACTACATCCTCACCCCAGAGAGGACGATCCCTGACCTGGTCTCCATCGACTCGCAGCCACAGGAACTGGTGAAGGGCGTCAGGACAAAACCGGACCCAGACAGAATCAACCCAGACCTAACTACctcagatgaagaggaggaggaggaggacaatggTAACCATGGCTACATGGATCGGCCTGTTGGGTTACGCTCAGACTCGAACTCCGGTAGAGAATCCCAGGATGCatcaggaggggagggtgtgccCCTTCCCGACGTTGCAAGGGATTCTGGGGGCTTGAGTACTGaggtagaggcagaggagggggaggtgtctgTGGGTGGGGCTGTGCTCAGAAGTTTCACTGAGACTGAGGTCAAAGATTATTCGGTGAAGGCCTCTATCTGCCTCGAGGATTTAGCCACAATCGCACAAcatgagatggggggggggggggagggagggagacacatcaGAGGAGCCGGAAATGCCGGGAAACGTCAATCTGTTCTCCGTGACTCTGGGGAGAATAGCGAtagatga
- the crfb1 gene encoding cytokine receptor family member b1 isoform X1 — protein MKYSLPTFYLLLQCSYAALYVLPAPLNVSVDSHNFHHNLRWVPGPETPRGTTYKMCRLQGERCKPVKNPLKLDPFSTHILCVWAVYNQTESKKAQTVFTPFTDTVISSPNFTLTGCGNCTGLELEISPQPLPDKGHYFKNKTIQDLYGGHYSVLWKKAGDTKIINDAKISELKLELKDLEPGVKYCVQVRLVTNSNPKTLSSEWACAYTSVRQNQVPAILLGVSALIILASVTLLVLGFGLVYTGFLWMLKAHLPRALLVSHHLQPHPTRSATLVHYYILTPERTIPDLVSIDSQPQELVKGVRTKPDPDRINPDLTTSDEEEEEEDNGNHGYMDRPVGLRSDSNSGRESQDASGGEGVPLPDVARDSGGLSTEVEAEEGEVSVGGAVLRSFTETEVKDYSVKASICLEDLATIAQHEMGGGGEGGRHIRGAGNAGKRQSVLRDSGENSDR, from the exons ATGAAATATTCACTTCcaactttttatttattgttacaGTGTTCCTATG CAGCTTTGTACGTACTACCTGCTCCTCTCAATGTGTCCGTTGACTCGCACAACTTCCACCACAACCTCCGATGGGTCCCGGGCCCTGAAACGCCTCGGGGAACCACCTACAAGATGTGCAG GCTGCAGGGGGAAAGATGCAAACCTGTGAAAAATCCGCTGAAATTGGATCCGTTcagcacacatattctgtgcGTTTGGGCAGTATACAATCAAACAGAGTCCAAGAAAGCCCAGACTGTTTTCACTCCCTTTACAGATA CTGTCATCAGTTCGCCAAATTTTACTTTGACCGGATGTGGCAACTGTACTGGCCTTGAACTTGAGatctctcctcagcctctcccagatAAGGGACATTAttttaagaataaaacaattcagGACTTGTATGGAGGGCATTACTCCGTATTATGGAAGAAAGCTGGAGACACAAAG ATTATAAATGATGCAAAAATCTCCGAATTGAAGCTTGAACTAAAGGACTTGGAACCAGGTGTGAAATATTGTGTACAGGTGCGCCTGGTCACTAATAGCAATCCCAAAACACTTTCCTCGGAGTGGGCATGTGCTTATACCAGTGTGAGGCAGAACCAAG TGCCAGCTATTCTCTTGGGGGTGTCAGCTCTGATCATACTGGCCAGTGTAACCTTACTGGTCCTGGGGTTTGGTCTGGTGTACACCGGCTTCCTCTGGATGCTGAAGGCCCATCTACCCAGAGCACTCCTGGTGAGTCACCATTTACAGCCTCATCCCACACGCTCG GCTACGCTAGTCCACTACTACATCCTCACCCCAGAGAGGACGATCCCTGACCTGGTCTCCATCGACTCGCAGCCACAGGAACTGGTGAAGGGCGTCAGGACAAAACCGGACCCAGACAGAATCAACCCAGACCTAACTACctcagatgaagaggaggaggaggaggacaatggTAACCATGGCTACATGGATCGGCCTGTTGGGTTACGCTCAGACTCGAACTCCGGTAGAGAATCCCAGGATGCatcaggaggggagggtgtgccCCTTCCCGACGTTGCAAGGGATTCTGGGGGCTTGAGTACTGaggtagaggcagaggagggggaggtgtctgTGGGTGGGGCTGTGCTCAGAAGTTTCACTGAGACTGAGGTCAAAGATTATTCGGTGAAGGCCTCTATCTGCCTCGAGGATTTAGCCACAATCGCACAAcatgagatggggggggggggggagggagggagacacatcaGAGGAGCCGGAAATGCCGGGAAACGTCAATCTGTTCTCCGTGACTCTGGGGAGAATAGCGAtagatga
- the LOC136963764 gene encoding exosomal polycystin-1-interacting protein-like — MSLSRTSPWLRPPVLLQCLLGTLWTLLLPFPVTPTTDPAPAPPSNSTLLFDTGAPGNSLRNCSCSTAIQDCSEALANLQCDCHTVQRSALSPGGLRVPGGLAVWVRQPWVLQELLNGSEVSDLRLSSCGLGPLLTQHLAVYGLRRLRVHSSAQGAPHPDQGLSIASGAGVDVRVGGSLSSADPQPPSSVLQVSILDLAVLNGFSALKAYSVAGPTLSSLSQHLPFLSLPPPPSTPNDPLPSNPHQKWVLTFIY, encoded by the coding sequence ATGTCTCTTAGCAGGACCTCCCCTTGGCTCCGCCCACCTGTTTTGTTGCAGTGCCTGCTGGGAACGCTGTGGActctgctcctccccttccccgtcACCCCGACGACAGACCCCGCCCCTGCCCCGCCCTCCAACAGCACCCTGCTCTTCGACACCGGCGCCCCCGGCAACAGCCTGCGCAACTGCAGCTGCTCAACCGCCATCCAAGACTGCAGCGAGGCTCTGGCCAACCTGCAGTGCGACTGCCACACCGTCCAGCGCTCGGCACTGTCCCCCGGAGGCCTGAGGGTGCCGGGGGGCTTGGCCGTGTGGGTGCGCCAGCCCTGGGTCCTCCAGGAGCTGCTGAACGGGAGCGAGGTGTCCGACCTGCGCCTGTCCTCCTGCGGCCTCGGGCCTCTGCTCACACAGCACCTGGCTGTGTACGGCCTCCGGAGGCTGAGGGTCCACAGCTCTGCCCAGGGGGCGCCACACCCCGACCAGGGGCTGAGCATCGCCTCCGGGGCCGGGGTAGACGTCAGGGTCGGGGGGTCCCTCTCCTCGGCTgatccccagcccccctcctccgtgCTCCAGGTGTCCATTCTGGATTTGGCGGTGCTGAACGGGTTCTCAGCCCTGAAGGCGTACAGCGTGGCTGGACCCACCctgtccagcctctcccagcacctccctttcctgtccctgcctccacccccatccaccccaaACGACCCCCTACCCTCGAACCCACATCAGAAATGGGTCCTCACCTTCATTTATTAA
- the LOC136967581 gene encoding ICOS ligand-like yields MGNTTWAELQKREGSYCFLVCVSTVILGREQERTYIFSLSPLQVEMGHHLRFICLVCLGLTVTWTHPINVTVGHSILLPCQVNFSTHPIDLKKFFVYWQDNNEKVLFYLNEGKVLSEHQNHLYKNRIKASEKLAFGNISLEMEGLTIQDNSKTVCAYYREQDQELERCVCNSTIFVAVPFQKPKLVNLTAAMLANCTTQGGFPQPELTWIHTFQNTSNNRILERSEAGNTSTVEQNGTYYVESVVSVTGSRSVTCSVTNPTSKQTLNVSIPTDFNEVNGTSETWIIVAVIGPVFIVGVIICACIFRKRITNRPTCHDGAAGVRNLMEMVPLQR; encoded by the exons ATGGGGAACACAACCTGGGCGGAACTACAGAAAAGGGAAGGGAG TTATTGTTTCCTCGTTTGTGTCAGTACAGTCATCTTGGGGCGAGAACAGGAGAGGACCTACATCTTCAG TCTGTCTCCCTTGCAGGTTGAAATGGGACACCATCTTAGGTTTATTTGCCTTGTTTGTCTTGGACTCACAG TTACATGGACACATCCAATCAATGTTACAGTTGGTCATTCCATACTCCTACCCTGTCAGGTCAACTTTTCCACTCATCCCATTGATCTAAAGAAATTCTTTGTATATTGGCAAGATAATAATGAAAAAGTTTTGTTTTATCTTAATGAGGGAAAGGTGCTTTCCGAACACCAAAATCATTTGTATAAAAATCGCATCAAAGCCTCGGAAAAGCTTGCCTTTGGAAACATCTCCCTAGAAATGGAGGGTTTAACAATTCAAGACAATAGTAAGACTGTCTGTGCTTACTATCGAGAACAGGACCAAGAGCTGGAGAGATGTGTGTGCAACAGCACCATATTTGTGGCAG TACCTTTCCAAAAGCCGAAACTCGTGAACCTTACAGCCGCCATGCTGGCTAACTGCACAACCCAGGGTGGGTTTCCCCAGCCGGAGCTCACATGGATCCATACATTTCAGAACACCTCAAACAACAGAATTCTGGAACGTTCTGAGGCTGGAAACACCTCAACAGTCGAACAGAACGGGACCTACTACGTGGAAAGCGTGGTCTCAGTAACAGGAAGTCGGTCGGTAACCTGCAGTGTCACCAACCCCACTTCAAAGCAGACCTTGAACGTGTCCATCCCAACTGATTTCA ATGAGGTAAATGGCACATCCGAAACCTGGATTATTGTTGCTGTTATTGGCCCAGTTTTTATTGTGGGAGTCATCATATGTGCGTGTATATTTC GTAAAAGGATTACCAATAGGCCTACGTGTCATGATGGAGCCGCTGGTGTCAGGAATCTGATGGAAATGGTGCCGCTACAACGGTGA